A region from the Mustela erminea isolate mMusErm1 chromosome 10, mMusErm1.Pri, whole genome shotgun sequence genome encodes:
- the CTSK gene encoding cathepsin K, giving the protein MWGLKFLLLLPMASIALYPEEILDTQWELWKKTYGKHYNNKVDEISRRLIWEKNLKHISIHNLEASLGVHTYELAMNHLGDMTSEEVVQKMTGLKVPPSHSRSNDSLYIPDGESRTPDSIDYRKKGYVTPVKNQGQCGSCWAFSSVGALEGQLKKKTGKLLNLSPQNLVDCVSENDGCGGGYMTNAFQYVQKNRGIDSEDAYPYVGQDESCMYNPTGKAAKCKGYREIPEGNEKALKRAVARVGPISVAIDASLTSFQFYSKGVYYDENCNSDNLNHAVLAVGYGVQKGNKHWIIKNSWGENWGNKGYILMARNKNNACGIANLASFPKM; this is encoded by the exons ATGTGGGGACTCAAGTTTCTTCTGCTGCTGCCCATGGCAAGCATTGCTCTATATCCTGAGGAGATACTGGACACCCAGTGGGAGCTATGGAAGAAGACCTATGGCAAGCACTATAACAACAAG GTGGATGAAATCTCTCGGCgtttaatttgggaaaaaaactTGAAGCATATTTCCATCCATAATCTTGAGGCCTCTCTTGGTGTCCATACATATGAACTGGCCATGAACCACTTGGGGGACATG ACCAGTGAAGAGGTGGTTCAGAAGATGACTGGACTCAAAGTACCTCCCTCTCATTCCCGCAGTAATGATAGCCTCTATATCCCAGACGGGGAAAGCAGAACTCCAGACTCCATTGATTATCGAAAGAAAGGATATGTTACTCCTGTCAAGAACCAG GGTCAGTGTGGTTCCTGTTGGGCTTTTAGCTCTGTGGGTGCCCTGGAGGGCCAACTCAAGAAGAAAACTGGCAAACTGTTAAATCTGAGTCCCCAGAACCTGGTGGACTGTGTTTCTGAAAATGATGGCTGTGGAGGGGGCTACATGACCAATGCCTTCCAGTATGTGCAGAAGAACCGAGGCATTGACTCTGAAGATGCTTACCCATATGTGGGACAG GATGAAAGTTGTATGTACAACCCAACAGGCAAGGCAGCTAAGTGCAAAGGGTACAGAGAGATTCCTGAGGGGAATGAGAAGGCCCTGAAGAGGGCAGTGGCCCGAGTGGGACCCATCTCTGTGGCCATTGATGCAAGCCTGACCTCCTTCCAGTTTTACAGCAAAG GTGTGTACTACGATGAAAACTGTAATAGCGATAACCTAAACCATGCAGTGTTGGCAGTGGGATATGGCGTCCAGAAAGGAAACAAGCACTGGATCATTAAAAACAG